Proteins from one Psilocybe cubensis strain MGC-MH-2018 chromosome 11, whole genome shotgun sequence genomic window:
- a CDS encoding ribose-5-phosphate isomerase rki1, with product MDAIEQAKRLAAYTAVDNHVLPEHRVIGIGSGSTVPYVVERIVQQGPAVNKGRVFIPTGFQSKQLIVDAGLGLGDVDQYPTIDVTLDGADEVDHQLNCVKGGGACHLREKVLAEAATTFILVADHRKNVEYLGTNFTQGVPIEVVPFAYAKVLQNLHHILGSPKATLRMAVKKAGPVVSDNGNFVIDAPFERDMMIDPYTIMAQIKMLTGVVEVGLFCKMAKAAYFGNADGSVTVRWKDGQVNQILAEEAPGN from the exons ATGGACGCGATCGAGCAGGCGAAACGTCTCGCAGCGTATACTGCGGTGGATAACCATGTGTTGCCGGAACATCGG GTCATTGGAATTGGATCAG GTTCGACGGTACCATACGTAGTCGAGAGAATCGTGCAGCAGGGCCCGGCTGTGAATAAGGGGAGGGTGTTCATTCCGACTG GATTTCAGTCAAAACAGCTCATCGTCGATGCTGGATTAGGACTTGGAGATGTGGATCAGTACCCTACGATCGATGTTACACTTGATGGGGCGGACGA AGTCGACCATCAGTTGAACTGTGTtaaaggaggaggagcgtgTCATTTGAGAGAAAAGGTGTTGGCGGAGGCTGCTACGAC ATTCATCCTTGTTGCGGACCATCGAAAGAATGTGGAGTATCTTGGGACGAAT TTCACGCAAGGTGTGCCGATCGAGGTTGTGCCGTTCGCGTATGCAAAGGTGTTGCAGAATTTGCATCATATTTTGGGATCGCCCAAGGCGACGCTGAGGATGGCTGTTAAGAAGG CTGGCCCGGTTGTCTCGGATAATGGAAACTTTGTCATTGACGCGCCGTTTGAGCGCGATATGATGATTGACCCGTATACT ATTATGGCACAGATCAAGATGCTTACGGGTGTGGTGGAGGTAGGGCTGTTCTGCAAGATGGCGAAGGCTGCGTACTTTGGGAACGCC GACGGCTCGGTCACCGTCCGGTGGAAAGACGGCCAGGTGAACCAGATATTAGCTGAAGAAGCCCCCGGAAATTAA
- a CDS encoding Aconitate hydratase, mitochondrial — protein MNERESFIIEDLDESHLVIKAEQEYRVRKELEAENYAFPGGLMIGTDSHTYEDMSRSAALLKEAKDAGLELKSKFTGTPDQSKFVLPSPVTDRLRLSRTSEELSLPTLADLASDNGTDRTLRRAKPTLNSTLVAKHADGSVDEIPLAHSFNEGQIEWFKAGSALNLMAAKAKAAGSA, from the exons ATGAACGAGCGCGAGAGCTTCATCATCGAGGACCTCGACGAGAGCCACCTCGTCATCAAAGCCGAGCAGGAGTACCGCGTGCGCAAGGAGCTCGAGGCAGAG AACTATGCCTTCCCCGGTGGACTTATGATTGGAACGGACTCTCATACCTACGAGGACATGTCGCGCTCTGCTGCTCTCCTTAAGGAGGCCAAGGATGCTGGTCTCGAGCTCAAGTCCAAGTTCACCGGTACCCCGGATCAGAGCAAGTTCGTGCTACCATCGCCCGTGACGGACAGATTGAGGCTTTCGAGAACGTCGGAGGAGTTGTCCTTGCCAACGCTTGCGGACCTTGCATCGGACAATGGGACAGACAGGACGTTAAGAAGGGCGAAGCCAACACTA AACTCGACTCTTGTCGCCAAGCACGCTGACGGCTCCGTCGAC GAGATCCCTCTTGCTCACTCTTTCAACGAGGGTCAAATTGAGTGGTTCAAGGCTGGCTCTGCCCTCAACTTG ATGGCTGCCAAGGCCAAGGCCGCTGGCTCTGCTTAA
- a CDS encoding Pentafunctional AROM polypeptide — MAATTDVLKVSILGKESIHCGFHLIPYIAHTVIATLPSSTYVLITDTNVANFHLEEFEREFNAALAGTANGGSASSARFLSLVISPGETSKSREGKAHIEDFLLANRCTRDSVILALGGGVIGDLVGFVAATFMRGVRFVQIPTTLLAMVDSSVGGKTAIDTPHGKNLIGAFWQPEYIFIDAAFLETLPPREFSNGMAEVVKTAAIWNEDEFISLESRSAEIFAAIQTPSANHAGRAQSTRSAAQELLLSVIVSSISVKAHIVTIDERETGLRNLVNFGHTIGHAIEAVLTPTILHGECVSVGMILEAEVSRQMGVLSQVGVGRLTRCLKAYNLPVTLADPRIASLPAAKQLTVDRLLDIMRIDKKNSGPEKKVVILSRIGATYEQKATVVRDAVIAKTLAEAARVIPSVPMNHPVKMATPGSKSISNRVLVLAALGKGTCRLRNLLHSDDTQVMMAALNELKGAKFSWEDGGETLVVEGGQGSLTVPPRGKELYLGNAGTAARFLTTVCTLVQKTPGVAAETTIITGNARMKQRPIGPLVTALRANGSNIDFLESAGCLPLAIAPQGLKGGTIQLAASVSSQYVSSILLCAPYASNPVTLELTGGQVISQPYIDMTIAMMATFGIHVVRRKDGATGRLLDVYDIPTGTYVNPAEYNIESDASSATYPLAIAAITGTSCTIQNIGSASLQGDAKFAKEILEVMGCKVVQTETETTVQGPPIGHLKAIEEVDMTEMTDAFLTATVLAAVASGKTRILGIANQRVKECNRIRAMMDELAKFGVETIELDDGLEIIGKPISELKSGVSVHCYDDHRVAMAFSVLSTVIAETIIEEKRCVEKTWPNWWDDLENKIGIKVEGVQLDHTAFEGSASGTSAHDAAASVVLIGMRGTGKTYIGNLAATALGWPCVDADAFFEEKHQMGVREFVHQKGWEAFREAENATLQQLLKEKSTGYIISLGGGIVETPEAREQLKQYAASKGPVVHVVRPIEDIITYLNAESARPAYDEPISNVFRRREPWFDECCNYIFYNHIDTDDSAGVQGTFNEVSRFFKHISGQQPNLAANLNPHDRSYFLSLTYPDIKQAYPHIEELTQGVDALELRVDLLKSAKDYENLGDSIPSLSYVQEQVAALRRVSSLPIVFTVRTKSQGGAFPDAAQKESIALLRLALQMGVEYIDAEITLPEKQLKELAARKGNSQIIASWHDWSGALKWDGPLVKEKYQLASQLGDIVKLVGKATSIKDNFALYEFVSSVKSQPGAKPIIAINMGVEGQMSRVLNATFSPVSHPLLPNKAAPGQLSFRQIQHALHLLGLLPSRQFYLFGNPIKQSMSPTLHNTGFEVLGLPHRYELMQTEEVGEEIKLAMTAPGFGGASVTIPFKLEVMGLLDRLTPAAQRIGAVNTVIPQRVQGKEGKEESVVLVGDNTDWIGIQRCVRAKLESSNVKAALVIGAGGTARAAIYALLALGAEVVYLYNRTSGKAEELAAVFGDGEAEGKVKVLKRLGEWVQEYGAPNVIVSTVPASATTTDAAAQGGLLLEANLFEYKAGPAVVVDMAYRPAETPLLQLAKGAAGGGGGQWAVVPGLEVLLEQGYEQFRLWTGRECPRTVVAEKVWAGYNAAA; from the exons ATGGCGGCGACCACAGACGTTCTGAAAGTGTCTATCCTCGGGAAAGAGTCCATCCACTGCGGATTCCACCTGATCCCGTACATCGCCCACACGGTCATCGCGACGCTGCCCTCGTCGACCTATGTCCTCATCACCGACACGAACGTGGCCAACTTCCACCTCGAGGAGTTCGAGCGCGAGTTCAACGCCGCGCTCGCCGGTACTGCCAACGGCGGCTCGGCGTCGAGCGCGCGGTTCCTGAGCCTCGTCATCTCGCCTGGGGAGACGTCCAAGAGCCGCGAGGGCAAGGCGCACATCGAGGACTTCCTCCTCGCCAACAGGTGTACGCGGGATAGCGTCATTTTGGCGCTGGGCGGGGGCGTCATTGGCGATCTTGTGGGCTTTGTCGCTGCGACTTT TATGAGAGGCGTCCGATTTGTGCAGATTCCGACTACGTTGCTCGCGATGGTGGATTCTAGTGTTGGCGGGAAGACGGCGATTGACACGCCGCATGGAAAGAACCTCATCGGAGCGTTTTGGCAGCCTGAATACATTTTCATTGATGCTGCCTTCTTGGAGACGCTCCCCCCGCGCGAGTTCTCAAATGGTATGGCTGAAGTTGTCAag ACCGCCGCTATCTGGAACGAAGATGAATTCATCTCGCTCGAATCGCGCTCTGCCGAAATCTTCGCTGCGATCCAGACGCCGTCGGCGAACCACGCAGGCCGCGCGCAGAGCACACGCTCAGCGGCGCAGGAGCTGCTTTTGTCGGTCATTGTCAGCTCCATCTCCGTCAAAGCGCACATCGTCACAATCGACGAACGCGAGACGGGCCTGCGCAACCTCGTCAACTTTGGGCACACCATCGGGCACGCGATCGAGGCGGTCCTCACGCCCACGATCCTGCACGGCGAGTGCGTGAGTGTTGGCATGATACTTGAGGCGGAGGTGTCGCGGCAGATGGGCGTCCTGAGCCAGGTCGGCGTCGGGCGTCTCACGCGCTGTTTGAAGGCGTACAACCTCCCTGTGACTCTCGCGGACCCGCGCATCGCGAGTCTACCGGCTGCGAAGCAGTTGACGGTCGACCGCCTACTGGATATTATGCGCATCGACAAGAAGAACAGCGGGCCGGAGAAGAAGGTTGTCATTCTGTCGCGGATCGGCGCGACGTATGAGCAGAAGGCGACGGTGGTGCGCGATGCGGTGATTGCGAAGACACtggcggaggcggcgcgGGTTATTCCTAGTGTGCCGATGAACCACCCGGTCAAGATGGCGACCCCGGGATCGAAGAGTATTTCGAATCGTGTGCTGGTCCTTGCGGCACTTGGGAAGGGAACATGCAGGTTGAGGAACTTGTTGCATTCTGATGATACGCAAGTTATGATGGCTGCTTTGAACGAGCTCAAG GGGGCCAAATTTTCATGGGAAGATGGAGGAGAGACTCTAGTTGTTGAAGGTGGCCAAGGTTCCCTCACTGTACCTCCTAGAGGCAAAGAGCTCTACTTGGGGAACGCTGGAACGGCCGCTCGTTTCTTGACCACCGTGTGCACCCTCGTTCAAAAGACACCTGGAGTGGCTGCCGAGACTACAATCATTACTGGTAATGCCAGAATGAAGCAACGCCCTATCGGCCCTTTGGTGACTGCGCTGCGCGCAAATGGCAGCAACATTGATTTCCTTGAATCGGCAGGATGCTTACCCCTAGCGATTGCCCCTCAAGGTTTGAAAGGTGGAACGATCCAGCTCGCAGCCAGCGTCTCGAGTCAATACGTGTCTTCCATTCTCCTCTGCGCTCCATACGCATCAAACCCAGTCACACTCGAGCTCACGGGCGGACAGGTTATCTCCCAGCCGTACATCGACATGACCATCGCGATGATGGCAACGTTTGGCATTCACGTCGTGCGCCGGAAAGATGGAGCAACAGGCCGGCTGCTTGACGTGTATGACATCCCGACGGGGACATACGTCAATCCCGCGGAGTACAACATCGAGTCCGACGCGAGTAGCGCGACGTATCCGCTGGCGATTGCAGCTATCACAGGCACGTCGTGCACGATCCAGAATATCGGATCAGCGTCATTGCAGGGCGATGCCAAGTTTGCAAAGGAGATTTTGGAGGTGATGGGATGCAAAGTTGTGcagacggagacggagactACTGTGCAAGGACCGCCGATTGGACATTTGAAGGCGATTGAGGAGGTGGATATGACGGAGATGACGGATGCGTTTTTGACGGCCACTGTGCTTGCCGCTGTTGCTTCGGGCAAGACGAGGATTTTGGGAATTGCCAATCAGCGCGTGAAGGAGTGTAATAGGATTAGGGCGATGATGGATGAACTTG CTAAATTCGGAGTTGAGACCATCGAGCTCGATGATGGACTCGAGATCATTGGGAAACCAATCTCTGAGCTCAAGAGTGGCGTCAGCGTGCACTGCTATGATGACCATCGTGTTGCTATGGCCTTTAGCGTTCTTAGCACTGTCATTGCGGAAACGATTATCGAGGAGAAGCGATGCGTTGAGAAAACGTGGCCCAACTGGTGGGACGACCTCGAAAACAAG ATTGGAATCAAAGTTGAAGGCGTTCAACTGGACCACACAGCTTTTGAAGGCTCGGCTAGCGGCACCAGCGCCCATGACGCTGCCGCATCTGTCGTCCTCATCGGCATGCGAGGAACGGGAAAGACTTACATTGGAAATCTTGCTGCGACCGCGCTGGGATGGCCCTGCGTCGACGCTGACGCTTTCTTTGAGGAAAAGCATCAAATGGGTGTCCGTGAATTTGTCCATCAAAAGGGGTGGGAGGCGTTCCGCGAGGCTGAAAATGCGACGTTGCAGCAGCTTCTCAAGGAGAAGTCGACGGGATACATTATCAGCCTTGGAGGCGGCATCGTGGAGACACCAGAGGCGCGCGAGCAGCTGAAGCAATACGCTGCATCCAAGGGCCCTGTTGTCCATGTTGTCCGGCCTATTGAGGATATCATTACCTACCTCAATGCTGAGTCTGCGCGTCCTGCGTATGACGAGCCGATCAGCAACGTCTTCCGCCGCCGCGAGCCGTGGTTCGATGAGTGCTGCAATTATATCTTCTACAACCACATCGACACGGACGACTCGGCGGGGGTTCAGGGCACTTTCAACGAGGTGTCGCGCTTCTTCAAGCATATTTCGGGACAGCAGCCAAACCTTGCGGCCAACCTCAACCCTCATGACCGCTCCTACTTTTTGTCGCTCACTTATCCCGATATCAAGCAGGCGTATCCTCACATTGAGGAGTTGACGCAGGGTGTTGATGCGCTGGAGCTGAGGGTTGATTTGTTGAAATCTGCCAAAGACTATGAGAACCTTGGCGATTCCATCCCCTCTTTGTCGTATGTCCAAGAACAGGTCGCTGCTCTCCGCCGCGTTTCGTCTTTGCCCATTGTCTTTACCGTGCGCACCAAGTCGCAGGGAGGCGCGTTCCCAGATGCGGCGCAGAAGGAGTCTATTGCGCTTCTTCGCCTAGCGCTGCAGATGGGTGTTGAGTATATCGATGCGGAGATCACGCTTCCTGAGAAGCAACTCAAGGAGCTCGCGGCACGTAAAGGCAATTCGCAAATCATCGCATCGTGGCACGACTGGAGCGGCGCGCTCAAGTGGGACGGTCCACTGGTGAAGGAGAAATACCAACTTGCGAGCCAGCTTGGTGATATCGTCAAGCTCGTGGGCAAGGCCACGTCGATCAAAGATAACTTTGCGCTGTACGAGTTTGTTTCCTCGGTGAAGAGCCAGCCAGGCGCGAAGCCGATCATCGCAATCAACATGGGCGTGGAGGGGCAGATGTCGCGCGTACTGAACGCGACGTTCAGTCCCGTGTCCCACCCTCTTCTACCAAACAAGGCCGCGCCGGGCCAGCTCTCTTTCCGCCAGATCCAGCATGCGCTGCATCTTCTCGGACTCTTACCCTCGCGCCAGTTTTACCTGTTTGGAAACCCGATTAAGCAGAGTATGTCGCCTACGCTGCATAACACGGGATTTGAGGTACTGGGGTTGCCGCATCGGTATGAACTGATGCAGACGGAGGAGGTGGGCGAAGAGATCAAGCTGGCTATGACGGCGCCTGGGTTTGGAGGCGCGTCGGTGACAATCCCGTTCAAGCTTGAGGTGATGGGGCTGCTAGACAGGCTGACACCTGCCGCGCAGCGAATTGGCGCTGTGAACACGGTCATCCCACAACGCGTGCAGGGTAAGGAGGGTAAAGAGGAGAGCGTGGTGCTGGTTGGAGACAACACAGATTGGATTGGGATCCAGCGGTGTGTGCGCGCCAAGTTGGAGTCAAGCAATGTGAAGGCCGCGTTGGTGATTGGTGCTGGTGGTACGGCGCGCGCGGCGATTTATGCGCTGTTGGCGCTTGGTGCGGAGGTGGTGTATTTGTACAACAGGACGAGCGGCAAGGCGGAGGAGCTGGCGGCAGTGTTTGGAGATGGCGAGGCGGAGGGTAAAGTTAAAGTGTTGAAGAGGCTGGGTGAATGGGTGCAGGAGTATGGCGCGCCGAATGTGATTGTGTCGACTGTGCCTGCCTCTGCTACCACCACGGATGCTGCTGCTCAGGGGGGACTGCTCTTGGAGGCGAATTTGTTCGAGTACAAGGCTGGTCCTGCTGTTGTCGTTGATATGGCGTACAGGCCAGCGGAGACACCTTTGTTGCAGTTGGCTAAAGGGGCTgcagggggtggtggtggacaGTGGGCGGTTGTTCCGGGATTGGAGGTGCTTTTGGAACAGGGGTATGAGCAGTTTAGGTTGTGGACTGGACGGGAGTGTCCAAGGACGGTGGTGGCAGAGAAGGTATGGGCTGGGTATAATGCTGCTGCATGA